A portion of the Melanotaenia boesemani isolate fMelBoe1 chromosome 2, fMelBoe1.pri, whole genome shotgun sequence genome contains these proteins:
- the crlf3 gene encoding cytokine receptor-like factor 3 — MSVEVDLLLQEAKESIEAAQNYRSELQQRLHGLNQARKQVRGSSGQAREALRRHFAELQVASTRLLTERLASLLAEVDTIEADSIKPLDDCQSLIEHGVGQADELLREGEAALRCGLGEKEDQLGSFTKKAMHIQLDSLPEVPALVDVPCVSAQLDDSLLGLLRDRVSRHGSVSSHPPVQIEELQERPGGILVRWCKVDEDFAASDYRLQYRRSGSGGSQYEDTYIGRDCEFLVLHLDPHTDYLFRVCARGEGRTEWSPWSIPQTGYTTLAPHEWRSGTEGYILSSRKNIALRNDSSQTPCPVLYSNAPTYFCGQTLTFKISAAGQMDRRDSLGVCIDSKVGEESLQRDQAVCISTNGAVFVNGKEMTNQLPAVTVGSAVTFDMEVVSLFPISNNNLSEGGNFKLRVTIGSGNREVVFDWLVDQAVDCLYFGCSFVHSGWKVLVF, encoded by the exons GTTCGGGGCAGCTCGGGTCAGGCCCGTGAGGCCCTCCGGAGGCACTTTGCAGAGCTGCAGGTGGCGTCCACTCGGTTGCTGACAGAGCGACTGGCCAGCCTCCTGGCTGAGGTGGACACGATCGAGGCCGACAGCATCAAGCCTCTGGATGACTGTCAGAGCCTCATCGAGCATGGCGTGGGCCAGGCCGACGAGCTGCTGAGAGAGG GAGAAGCAGCTCTGCGATGTGGTCTTGGAGAGAAGGAGGACCAGCTGGGAAGTTTTACAAAGAAGGCCATGCACATCCAGCTGGACAG CCTGCCAGAGGTTCCAGCGCTGGTGGACGTGCCGTGTGTTTCGGCCCAGCTGGATGACTCCCTGCTGGGTCTGCTCAGGGACCGGGTGTCCCGCCATGGCTCCGTCTCCTCCCACCCGCCTGTACAGATAGAAGAGCTGCAGGAGAGACCGGGTGGCATCCTGGTCCGCTGGTGCAAG GTGGATGAGGACTTCGCAGCATCAGATTACCGGCTGCAGTACCGGCGGTCCGGCAGCGGGGGGAGCCAGTATGAGGACACATACATCGGTCGGGACTGCGAGTTTTTGGTTCTCCATCTGGACCCCCACACTGATTATCTGTTCAGAGTCTGCGCCCGCGGGGAGGGTCGCACCGAGTGGAGCCCCTGGAGCATCCCTCAGACGGGATACACCACGTTGGCCCCACATG AGTGGCGTTCAGGAACCGAAGGTTACATCCTgagcagcaggaaaaacatcGCCCTGCGCAATGACTCCTCCCAAACTCCCTGCCCCGTCCTCTACTCCAACGCCCCCACCTACTTCTGCGGCCAGACGCTGACCTTCAA GATCTCTGCAGCTGGTCAGATGGATCGGCGGGACAGTCTGGGCGTGTGCATCGACAGTAAGGTGGGGGAGGAGTCCCTTCAGAGGGACCAGGCTGTCTGCATTTCTACCAATG GTGCTGTTTTTGTCAATGGTAAAGAGATGACCAACCAGCTGCCCGCTGTCACCGTTGGCTCCGCTGTGACCTTTGACATGGAGGTGGTGAGCCTGTTCCCCATCAGCAACAACAACCTGAGCGAGGGGGGCAACTTCAAGCTCAGGGTGACCATCGGTTCCGGGAACCGAGAGGTGGTGTTTGATTGGCTGGTGGACCAGGCGGTGGACTGCCTCTACTTCGGCTGCTCCTTCGTTCACTCCGGCTGGAAAGTTCTTGTGTTTTAG
- the LOC121648685 gene encoding polycomb protein suz12-B-like gives MAPHKQSTSVGGHQVGFGSGGKANGLYQPSSVVMAASKKTNMQLIQADHELFLQAFEKPTQIYRFLRTRNLIAPIFLHRTLTYMSHRNSRNNIKRKSSKVDNLLFKVERMRGEQETHSLTSNLQLTFTGFFHKAVKPSQDENEQNSVSLEVLLVKVCHKKRKDVSCPVKQIPTGKKQVPLNPDMSSGVQAKPGSLPSLLIPSSEFEPSNSHMVKSYSLLFRVWRPGYPRAQMNGLANGENHHNRDFSEEAVNRKRRSVSLREEGETTFVAQMTVFDKNRRLQLLDGEYEVSMQEMEECPVNKKRATWETILDGKRLPPFESFSQGPTLQFNLRWTSDPSDRSTAPVAKPLATRNSETNQDTRPSNLRATHTPAVKESISADVQTRREHILAEPRQKLRIFYQFQYNNNTRQQTEARDDLHCPWCTLNCRKLYSLLKHLKLSHSRFIFSYVPHPKGAKIEVSINECYDGSYAGNPQDIHSQPGFAFSRNGPVKRTAVTHILVCRPKRMKPSLSEFLELEDGDREQHQRTYISGHNRLYFHSDSCVPLRPQEMEVDSEDERDPDWLKEKTVKQIEEFTDVNEGEKEIMKLWNLHVMKHGFIADNQMNEACLLFANHHGPLIVKRSLCRNFLLHLISMHDFNLISTLTIDQAMARLRLLQSQAARIDKHHHEEDDMEEEEEEEEEDWETAVESQPELDPDPDPDISEFKACADETSSSCPESRNQQNEAETEKLNSKQKLFDSVLK, from the exons ATGGCTCCACATAAGCAAAGCACTTCAGTTGGAGGCCACCAGGTAGGTTTTGGTTCTGGAGGAAAAGCCAACGGGCTGTACCAACCGTCCTCCGTCGTGATGGCTGCATCCAAGAAGACCAACATGCAACTTATTCAAGCCGACCATGAGCTGTTCCTGCAGGCCTTCGAGA AGCCAACACAAATATACCGGTTCCTCCGCACAAGAAACTTAATTGCT CCTATATTCTTGCACAGGACGCTCACATACATGTCCCACAGAAACTCAAGGAATAACATTAAAAG GAAAAGCTCCAAAGTGGACAATCTGCTGTTTAAAGTGGAAAGGATGAGAGGAGAGCAGGAGACTCACAG TTTGACCTCTAATCTGCAGCTCACCTTCACCGGCTTCTTTCATAAAGCTG tAAAACCTTCGCAGGATGAGAATGAGCAGAACTCTGTATCTCTGGAGGTCCTCCTGGTCAAAGTCTGCCACAAGAAGAGGAAG GACGTCAGCTGTCCGGTGAAGCAGATCCCTACAGGAAAGAAGCAGGTTCCTCTGAACCCGGACATGAGTTCCGGGGTCCAGGCCAAACCCGGCTCCCTTCCTTCCCTCCTGATTCCCAGCAGCGAGTTTGAGCCCAGCAACTCTCACATGGTCAAGTCTTACTCCTTACTCTTCAGAGTATGGAGACCTGGATACCCCCGAGCACAGATGAATGGCCTGGCCAACGGAGAGAATCACCACAACAGAG ATTTTTCAGAGGAAGCCGTgaacaggaagaggaggagcgtcTCTCTCAGGGAGGAGGGAGAAACCACGTTTGTGGCTCAGATGACTGTCTTTGATAAAAATAG ACGTCTGCAGCTGTTGGATGGGGAGTATGAGGTGTCCATGCAAGAGATGGAGGAGTGTCCCGTCAATAAGAAGAGGGCGACGTGGGAAACCATCCTGGACGGAAAG CGCTTACCTCCGTTCGAGAGTTTTTCTCAGGGTCCGACCCTGCAGTTCAACCTGCGCTGGACCAGCGACCCCTCTGATCGCTCCACTGCTCCCGTGGCCAAACCTCTGGCCACCCGCAACTCCGAGACCAACCAGGACACTAGACCCAGCAACTTGAGAGCCACGCACACACCAG CTGTTAAAGAATCCATCAGTGCAGATGTTCAAACCAGACGAGAACACATCTTAGCGGAGCCTCGACAGAAGCTACGAATCTTCTACCAG TTCCAGTACAACAACAACACGCGGCAGCAGACCGAAGCCAGAGACGACCTCCACTGCCCCTGGTGTACGCTCAACTGCAGGAAGCTGTACAGTCTGCTCAAACACCTCAAACTGTCCCACTCCCGCTTCATCTTCAGCTACGTG CCCCATCCCAAAGGAGCGAAGATTGAGGTCTCCATCAACGAGTGTTACGATGGCTCATATGCAGGAAACCCGCAGGACATCCACAGCCAACCGGGCTTCGCCTTCAGCAGGAATGGCCCGGTCAAGAGGACCGCAGTCACCCACATCCTGGTCTGCAG GCCCAAGAGGATGAAGCCAAGTCTGTCCGAGTTTCTGGAGTTGGAGGACGGCGATCGGGAGCAGCATCAGAGGACGTACATCAGCGGACACAACCGGCTTTACTTCCACAGCGACAGCTGCGTGCCGCTGAGGCCTCAGGAGATGGAGGTGGACAGCGAGGACGAGCGGGACCCCGACTGGCTCAAAGAAAAGACGGTGAAG CAAATCGAGGAGTTCACCGACGTCAACGAGGGGGAGAAGGAGATCATGAAGCTGTGGAACCTCCATGTCATGAAACACGG TTTCATCGCTGACAACCAGATGAACGAGGCCTGCCTGCTGTTCGCCAACCACCATGGCCCCCTCATCGTCAAACGCAGCCTGTGTCGCAACTTCTTGCTGCATCTGATCAGCATGCACGACTTCAACCTGATCAGCACCCTGACCATCGACCAGGCCATGGCCCGGCTCCGCCTCCTCCAGAGCCAGGCTGCTCGCATTGACAAACACCACCACGAGGAGGACGAtatggaggaggaagaagaagaagaggaggaggactgggAGACAGCTGTGGAGTCCCAGCCGGAGTTGGACCCAGATCCCGATCCTGATATATCTGAGTTTAAAGCCTGCGCCGACGAGACCAGCAGCAGCTGCCCGGAGAGCAGAAACCAGCAGAATGAAGCCGAGACGGAGAAACTAAACTCCAAGCAGAAACTCTTTGACTCAGTTCTAAAGTGA